One genomic segment of Accipiter gentilis chromosome 29, bAccGen1.1, whole genome shotgun sequence includes these proteins:
- the PFKFB2 gene encoding 6-phosphofructo-2-kinase/fructose-2,6-bisphosphatase 2 produces the protein MSAVPRHGGGRTGALRGGEKKCSWASYMTNSPTLIVMIGLPARGKTYVSKKLTRYLNWIGVPTKVFNLGVYRREAVKSYKSYDFFRHDNKEAMEIRKRCALVALEDVKAYLLEECGQIAVFDATNTTRERRDLILNFAKENAFKVFFVESVCDDPEVIAANILEVKVSSPDYPERNRENVMDDFLKRIECYKVTYQPLDPDAYDKDLSFIKVINVGQRFLVNRVQDYIQSKIVYYLMNIHVQPRTIYLCRHGESEYNLVGKIGGDSGLSPRGKQFAQALKKFIEEQEIVELKVWTSQLKRTIQTAESLGVTYEQWKILNEIDAGVCEEMTYAEIEAKYPDEFALRDQEKYLYRYPGGESYQDLVQRLEPVIMELERQGNVLVISHQAVMRCLLAYFLDKSADELPYLRCPLHTILKLTPVAYGCKVETITLNVEAVNTHRDKPSLDSKMASLMV, from the exons ATGTCGGCGGTGCCCCGGCACGGCGGGGGCAGGACCGGGGCCCTGCGCGGCGGCGAGAAGAAGTGCT catgGGCTTCCTACATGACCAACTCCCCGACACTGATCGTGATGATCGGTCTCCCCGCGCGCGGCAAGACCTACGTGTCCAAGAAGCTCACCCGCTACCTCAACTGGATCGGGGTGCCCACCAAAG TGTTCAATTTAGGGGTGTATCGCCGGGAAGCAGTGAAGTCTTACAAGTCCTATGACTTCTTCAGGCACGATAACAAAGAAGCCATGGAAATCCGCAA ACGATGTGCCTTAGTGGCTCTAGAAGACGTGAAGGCTTATCTCTTGGAGGAGTGTGGGCAGATAGCT GTGTTTGATGCGACCAACACAACTCGAGAAAGACGGGACCTGATTTTAAATTTTGctaaagaaaatgctttcaag GTGTTTTTTGTGGAGTCCGTCTGCGACGATCCAGAAGTCATTGCTGCCAATATCCTG GAGGTGAAAGTTTCCAGCCCCGACTACCCGGAGAGAAACAGGGAGAACGTGATGGATGATTTCCTGAAGAGGATAGAGTGCTACAAGGTCACTTACCAGCCTCTCGATCCCGATGCGTATGACAA AGATCTTTCCTTCATTAAAGTGATCAATGTGGGACAGCGGTTCCTAGTAAACAGAGTCCAAGATTACATCCAGAGTAAAATCGTCTATTACCTAATGAACATTCATGTCCAGCCGCGTACCATCTACCTTTGCCGACACGGTGAGAGTGAATATAACCTTGTTGGCAAGATTGGTGGGGATTCTGGTCTGTCACCACGCGGGAAGCAG TTCGCTCAGGCGCTGAAGAAGTTCATCGAAGAGCAGGAAATTGTTGAGCTAAAGGTGTGGACGAGCCAGCTGAAAAGGACGATCCAGACGGCCGAGTCCCTGGGGGTCACGTACGAGCAGTGGAAGATTCTCAACGAGATCGATGCT GGGGTATGTGAAGAAATGACCTATGCAGAAATTGAAGCCAAGTATCCAGATGAGTTTGCGTTGAGGGATCAAGAGAAGTATCTTTATCGCTATCCTGGAGGCGAG tcctaCCAGGACTTGGTCCAGCGCCTGGAGCCAGTAATTATGGAGCTAGAACGGCAAGGCAACGTCCTCGTTATCTCCCACCAGGCAGTTATGAGGTGCCTGTTGGCTTATTTTCTTGACAAGAGCGCAG ACGAGCTGCCCTACCTGCGCTGCCCCCTCCACACCATTCTCAAGCTCACGCCCGTTGCATATG GTTGTAAAGTGGAGACGATTACCCTGAACGTGGAAGCAGTGAACACCCACCGCGACAAACCCTCCCTGGACTCA AAGATGGCCAGTTTAATGGTGTAG
- the YOD1 gene encoding ubiquitin thioesterase OTU1: MAPRRRATCKSHANRTQTDRRRTALRHGRAPLCKCDRRPPAARSGLLLSPPLRHRGALTGCSPANDGARREVSREEAGRKRKRRPVGEEEGEEEGEAAAAAAPPRMLRLRCKARSGTHPLPGLTAHSRLRDMQAALAALTGVPVPAQRLLLGFPPRSLDLSDGERRLGDLGIHSGDTLIVEEDTSKPKTDSPVVAKRTMSNSVREAVPVLARRVVPADNSCLFTSVYYVVEGGVYDPGCAPEMRSLIAQIVASDPESYCEAVLGKTNREYCDWIRREETWGGAIEVSILSKFYQCEICVVDTQTVRIDRFGEDAGYTKRVLLIYDGIHYDPLERKIPDSDIPPQTIFSTTDDIVLAQALELADEARRKRQFTDVNHFTLRCMVCQKGLTGQVEAREHAKETGHTNFGEV; the protein is encoded by the exons ATGGCTCCGCGCCGCCGCGCCACATGCAAATCGCATGCAAATCGCACGCAAACCGACCGCCGCCGAACGGCGCTACGTCACGGGCGCGCTCCGCTATGCAAATGCGATCGCCGCCCGCCAGCGGCGCGCTCCggtctcctcctctcccctcccctccgccaccGCGGCGCTCTGACTGGCTGCAGCCCGGCCAATGACGGAGCGCGGCGGGAGGTCTCGCGAGAGGAAGCGGGGCGGAAGCGGAAGCGGCGGCCGgtcggggaggaggagggggaggaagagggggaggcggcggcggcggcggccccgccgaggATGCTGCGGCTGCGCTGCAAGGCCCGGAGCGGCACCCACCCGCTGCCCGGCCTCACGGCCCACTCCCGCCTCCGCGACATGCAGGCAGCCCTGGCCGCCCTTACCGGGGTCCCCGTCCCGGCCCAGCGTCTCCTTCTCGGTTTCCCGCCGCGGAGCCTGGACCTCAGCGACGGCGAGCGGCGACTCGGAGACCTCGGGATCCACTCGG GCGATACTCTAATAGTTGAAGAGGATACGTCCAAACCCAAGACCGACTCGCCTGTAGTTGCGAAAAGAACGATGTCTAACTCGGTTAGGGAAGCCGTGCCTGTGCTTGCGAGGAGGGTTGTTCCGGCAGATAACTCCTGTCTCTTCACCAGTGTGTACTACGTGGTGGAGGGGGGCGTTTATGACCCAGGTTGCGCTCCAGAGATGCGCAGCCTTATAGCCCAGATAGTAGCAAGTGATCCTGAATCTTACTGTGAGGCAGTTTTAGGGAAAACTAACAGGGAGTATTGTGACTGGATCAGAAGAGAAGAGACTTGGGGAGGAGCCATCGAAGTGTCCATTTTATCCAAATTTTACCAGTGCGAAATCTGTGTGGTGGACACACAGACAGTCAGAATTGACCGTTTTGGGGAAGATGCTGGTTACACTAAGCGGGTCCTTTTAATTTATGATGGGATTCATTACGACCCACTTGAGCGTAAAATCCCTGACTCGGACATTCCTCCCCAGACCATTTTCTCCACAACTGATGATATTGTTCTTGCACAAGCGTTGGAGTTGGCAGATGAAGCCAGACGGAAGAGGCAGTTTACCGATGTGAATCACTTTACGCTGAGGTGCATGGTATGCCAGAAGGGACTAACTGGACAAGTGGAAGCCAGAGAACACGCCAAGGAGACTGGACACACCAACTTCGGGGAAGTGTGA
- the C29H1orf116 gene encoding LOW QUALITY PROTEIN: specifically androgen-regulated gene protein (The sequence of the model RefSeq protein was modified relative to this genomic sequence to represent the inferred CDS: inserted 1 base in 1 codon), which translates to MPFVGYSAFPRGQQSSPGHAPCEHNWPLHXPGPCPGKVSLSGTPTAAGILPPAPDAAAACDMPKKELGMAGCNSGSCDSMVSTASNHSQCSDNSYDYLSVEEKECLMFLEETIGSLDAEADSGVSTDETDYVEPSKLPRTWSKRDSVPQDLENGAPPPSAGQQRAAEQKSGKSISAFSSSAPAAVPNSGYYSLPRSITVANGASDSKATVGRVEDPVPVDKSSQDMAKEDGLDQANTRSHMKSLGSLIIQPSDPSQDNLVSHEWSRNNHSDAKRETAKETKTWTPWGQPEKSTLEEAPQDPDAKRGPPTAPKPRKLPPNIILKTSKNSPVPLTMEPSQKVKALPLSSAGSQAGSANDAAAEKVNSGHLDPKEREKARREALEKLGLSQDRRDPSAHLQSTMHSQPREMLFPIPGEPKAQSEAVETSVPGIRQMTFKSNTLERSGVGLSSYMASTKEQSVKTSSSLGKMSFIERLAPSFLRSSRPRPVSLGAGKDFAGLKEPGQVEQEKSSKRRSHPLQSFPRPSRSCVSVKISPKGATDENRREALKKLGLLKE; encoded by the exons ATGCCTTTTGTCGGCTACTCAGCCTTTCCCCGCGGGCAGCAGAGCTCTCCCGGCCACGCACCCTGCGAGCATAACTGGCCCCTCC CGCCCGGACCCTGCCCCGGGAAGGTCTCGCTGTCGGGAACGCCGACGGCAG CCGGGATATTGCCCCCCGCACCGGACGCCGCGGCAGCCTGTGATATGCCTAAGAAGGAGCTGGGGATGGCTGGCTGCAACTCCGGCAGCTGCGACAGCATGGTCAGCACGGCCTCCAACCACTCGCAGTGT AGTGATAACAGTTACGACTACTTATCTGTGGAAGAGAAAGAGTGTTTGATGTTCTTAGAAGAAACTATTGGCTCACTGGATGCAGAAGCAGACAGCGGGGTCTCTACCGATGAGACTGACTACGTGGAGCCCTCCAAGTTGCCCAGGACATGGTCCAAGAGAGACTCCGTTCCCCAGG ATTTGGAGAACGGGGCTCCCCCTCCGAGCGCAGGTCAGCAGCGTGCAGCTGAACAGAAGAGTGGTAAGAGCATCTCTGCCTTCTCAagctcagctccagcagcagttccAAACTCAGGCTATTACAGTCTTCCAAGGAGCATCACGGTAGCAAATGGAGCTTCTGACAGCAAAGCGACTGTCGGCAGAGTGGAGGACCCAGTGCCAGTAGATAAATCTTCACAGGACATGGCCAAGGAGGACGGGCTTGACCAAGCCAACACGAGAAGCCACATGAAATCCCTGGGATCTTTGATTATCCAACCTTCAGATCCCTCCCAGGATAACCTGGTGAGCCATGAGTGGTCACGTAACAATCACTCAGATGCCAAGAGGGAAACAGCCAAGGAGACCAAGACTTGGACTCCATGGGGCCAGCCAGAGAAATCCACATTAGAAGAGGCCCCTCAGGACCCCGATGCCAAGCGTGGGCCTCCAACTGCCCCCAAACCGCGAAAACTGCCCCCAAATATTATcctgaaaaccagcaaaaacagCCCAGTGCCACTCACCATGGAGCCCAGCCAGAAGGTAAAAGCACTGCCTCTGTCCTCAGCCGGCTCTCAGGCCGGCTCTGCCAACGATGCTGCTGCCGAAAAGGTGAATTCAGGGCACCTTGACCccaaggagagggagaaagcccGGCGGGAGGCATTGGAGAAGCTTGGACTGTCACAGGACAGGAGGGACCCCAGTGCTCATCTTCAATCTACCATGCATTCCCAACCAAGGGAGATGCTGTTCCCCATCCCTGGAGAGCCCAAGGCACAAAGCGAGGCAGTGGAGACGTCGGTGCCGGGTATCCGGCAGATGACCTTCAAATCCAACACCCTGGAGCGCTCCGGCGTGGGGCTGAGCAGCTACATGGCCAGCACCAAGGAGCAGAGCGTCAAGACCAGCAGCTCCTTGGGCAAGATGTCCTTCATCGAGCGTCTCGCCCCGAGCTTCCTCCGGAGCAGCCGCCCCCGGCCAGTATCCCTTGGGGCAGGGAAGGACTTTGCTGGTCTGAAGGAGCCCGGGcaggtggagcaggagaagagcagcaagCGGCGATCCCACCCGCTGCAGAGCTTCCCCAGGCCATCCCGCTCCTGCGTCAGCGTGAAGATTTCCCCCAAGGGCGCGACCGATGAGAACCGGCGAGAGGCACTGAAGAAGCTCGGTCTGCTGAAGGAATAG